From Pongo pygmaeus isolate AG05252 chromosome 1, NHGRI_mPonPyg2-v2.0_pri, whole genome shotgun sequence, one genomic window encodes:
- the PIGC gene encoding phosphatidylinositol N-acetylglucosaminyltransferase subunit C codes for MCAQPVTNTKEVKWQKVLYERQPFPDNYVDRRFLEELRKNIHARKYQYWAVVFESSVVIQQLCSVCVFVVIWWYMDEGLLAPHWLFGTGLASSLIGYVLFDLIDGGEGRKKSGQTRWADLKSALVFITFTYGFSPVLKTLTESVSTDTIYAMSVFMLLGHLIFFDYGANAAIVSSTLSLNMAIFASVCLASRLPRSLHAFIMVTFAIQIFALWPMLQKKLKACTPRSYVGVTLLFAFSALGGLLSISAVGAILFALLLMSISCLCPFYLIRLQLFKENIHGPWDEAEIKEDLSRFLS; via the coding sequence ATGTGTGCTCAACCTGTAACTAACACCAAGGAGGTCAAGTGGCAGAAGGTCTTGTATGAGCGACAGCCCTTTCCTGATAACTATGTGGACCGGCGATTCCTGGAAGAGCTCCGGAAAAACATCCATGCTCGGAAATACCAATATTGGGCTGTGGTATTTGAGTCCAGTGTGGTGATCCAGCAGCTGTGCagtgtttgtgtttttgtggtTATCTGGTGGTATATGGATGAGGGTCTTTTGGCCCCCCATTGGCTTTTTGGGACTGGCCTGGCTTCTTCACTGATTGGGTATGTTTTGTTTGATCTCATTGATGGAGGTGAAGGGCGGAAGAAGAGTGGGCAGACCCGGTGGGCTGACCTGAAGAGTGCCCTAGTCTTCATTACTTTCACTTATGGGTTTTCACCAGTGCTGAAGACCCTTACAGAGTCTGTCAGCACTGACACCATCTATGCCATGTCGGTCTTCATGCTGTTAGGCCATCTCATCTTTTTTGACTATGGTGCCAATGCTGCCATTGTATCCAGCACACTATCCTTGAACATGGCCATCTTTGCTTCTGTATGCTTGGCATCACGTCTTCCCCGGTCCCTGCATGCCTTCATCATGGTGACGTTTGCCATTCAGATTTTTGCCCTGTGGCCCATGTTGCAGAAGAAACTAAAGGCATGTACTCCCCGGAGCTATGTGGGGGTCACACtgctttttgcattttcagcCTTGGGAGGCCTACTGTCCATTAGTGCTGTGGGAGCCATACTCTTTGCCCTTCTGCTGATGTCTATCTCATGTCTGTGTCCATTCTACCTCATTCGCTTGcagctttttaaagaaaacattcatgGGCCTTGGGATGAAGCTGAAATCAAGGAAGACTTGTCCAGGTTCCTCAGTTAA